One stretch of Leishmania braziliensis MHOM/BR/75/M2904 complete genome, chromosome 16 DNA includes these proteins:
- a CDS encoding putative transaldolase: MPTQLEQLREMTTVVADTANFALLAQFQPQDATTNPSLVLAGSQLPEYEHLMTEAIEYAKANLGMHANHYTSKNKEENVVALAVDKLTVSFGLEILKVVPGRVSTEVDARLSFDKDMMMEKARLLIQMYEAAGVDRSRIYIKLASTWEGIQAARELEKEGICCNLTLLFSFAQAVACAQANVSLISPFVGRILDWYKRADPAKADCFVGEADPGVISVTKIYNYYKQHGYKTIVMGASFRNVEEILALAGCDKLTISPMLLEKLAACNDKVHRRLDPSNVAEKMEKLPELSRESFLFLHNENPMAVEKLAEGIRNFHQDTEKLRRAIYGRL, encoded by the coding sequence ATGCCGACTCAACTCGAGCAACTCCGCGAGATGACGACTGTCGTTGCTGATACGGCAAACTTCGCCCTCCTGGCGCAGTTTCAGCCGCAGGATGCGACGACGAACCCGTCACTCGTGCTGGCCGGCTCGCAGCTACCCGAATATGAGCACCTCATGACGGAGGCTATCGAGTACGCCAAGGCCAACCTCGGCATGCATGCGAACCACTACACGAGCAAGAACAAGGAGGAGAACGTGGTGGCGCTTGCCGTCGATAAGTTGACAGTCAGCTTTGGCCTTGAGATATTGAAGGTTGTGCCGGGCCGCGTGAGTACCGAGGTGGACGCGAGGCTGTCCTTCGATAAGGACATGATGATGGAAAAGGCTCGCCTCCTTATTCAGATGTACGAGGCAGCTGGTGTCGACCGTAGCCGCATCTACATCAAACTGGCCTCCACCTGGGAGGGTATCCAGGCCGCTCgcgagctggagaaggaggggatCTGCTGCAACTTAacgctgctcttctctttcgcccAGGCGGTGGCGTGCGCACAAGCGAACGTCTCCCTCATCTCGCCGTTTGTCGGCCGCATTCTCGATTGGTACAAGCGGGCGGATCCCGCCAAGGCGGACTGCTTTGTTGGCGAGGCCGACCCCGGCGTTATCTCCGTCACTAAGATCTACAACTACTACAAGCAGCACGGCTACAAGACCATCGTTATGGGCGCCTCCTTCCGCAACGTCGAGGAGATCCTGGCGCTGGCCGGCTGCGACAAGCTGACCATCTCCCCCATGCTACTGGAGAAGCTGGCAGCCTGTAACGACAAAGTCCACCGCAGGCTCGACCCCTCCAATGTGGCGGAGAAGATGGAGAAGCTGCCGGAACTTTCGAGAGAAAGTTTCCTCTTCCTGCACAACGAGAACCCTATGGCGGTCGAGAAGCTCGCCGAGGGCATCCGCAACTTTCATCAGGACACAGAGAAACTGAGGAGGGCCATCTATGGGAGGTTGTAA